The following is a genomic window from Plasmodium reichenowi strain SY57 chromosome Unknown, whole genome shotgun sequence.
TGAAGGTAAATATAGAAATGACGGAGATGAAAAAATGGAAGAAGAgataaatgaagaagaagagataaataaagaagaagtaataaatgaagaagtgttaaatgaagaagtaataaataaagaagaagtaataaatgaagaagTGTTAAATGAAGAAGTGTTAAATGAAGAAGTAATAAATGAAGACGTGCTAAATGAAGAAGTGATAAATGAAGAAGTGCTAAATGAAGAAGTGCTAAATGAAGAAGTGCTAAATGAAGAAGTGCTAAATGAAGAAGTTCTAAATGAAGAAGTGATAAATGAAGAAGtgataaataaaaaagaagaggaacacataattaataataaagaaaagtatctttattttttaaaatatttttattgtataGATAAAGATAACAATTATATTATGCCCTTTTTGaataaaggaaaaatattGGTATATAGAAAATCAAATTTCCAGGAGTGCATAAGAATGTTCGAAAACGAAgtatttcttttttatggaataaagaaaaaatctttaaagaatataattaCATATTTGAAAGagttttataatttttatgttatagATCATATGAAATGGTTAAGAGAAAAACgagaaaagaaattaaaaaataatgaatgtattgaaaataaagatgaatattttatgtcTATATCgtttttttcttatgttattgaaaaatggaaaatattgataaataaggattataataaaaaattcatcTTGTGTAATTATCCATATAAGGTAGAGCACATTGAAATGTTGGAAAAGATGTTGAATGTAAgattgtttatattttattttaagaATAAGAAGGATGAAAATATGAGTTATATTAAGGAAGGTGATAAGATATTAGAAGCCATTGGtgaaattaaatataataatcaaattaatgatgataataatcaaattaattataatgatataagGAGGAAAAGagaaagaaataaatacataagaggagaaaaaatttcctatatattaataaacaATTTGATTAATAAAgttaaaaagaaaaatacaacatatacaaaatatgatgagataataaataagaGACATGTGTTTACATTTGATGGTCCATGTA
Proteins encoded in this region:
- a CDS encoding nucleoside diphosphate kinase, putative, which codes for EGKYRNDGDEKMEEEINEEEEINKEEVINEEVLNEEVINKEEVINEEVLNEEVLNEEVINEDVLNEEVINEEVLNEEVLNEEVLNEEVLNEEVLNEEVINEEVINKKEEEHIINNKEKYLYFLKYFYCIDKDNNYIMPFLNKGKILVYRKSNFQECIRMFENEVFLFYGIKKKSLKNIITYLKEFYNFYVIDHMKWLREKREKKLKNNECIENKDEYFMSISFFSYVIEKWKILINKDYNKKFILCNYPYKVEHIEMLEKMLNVRLFIFYFKNKKDENMSYIKEGDKILEAIGEIKYNNQINDDNNQINYNDIRRKRERNKYIRGEKISYILINNLINKVKKKNTTYTKYDEIINKRHVFTFDGPCKGTREYVDEIENFFSTIINVAKKKVILICNMTNKDINFIGFYLQYEYANMVFYDLNIDDDIDDNMSKFLKKDIKNIIEEDVIYNDSIFYKNKDMKTNILINKMKKFISTVNASYYVFSNFPTNLNFEDYEKIHLFFEIKLAILMVEDDSYMNKVDLNKL